A portion of the Desulfofalx alkaliphila DSM 12257 genome contains these proteins:
- a CDS encoding type II restriction enzyme, with amino-acid sequence MSDTKNEVAWKELFEKYKILGKIEKHGIFTISSREINEFREARLMTKFDHRKNLPEIFKKNRLSILPVTRGSYLISQFDAYKDFEETESEIIKVPFPTHIESIDFENITSESAALNCAYVSGILADFIEDEGILPTVSGRMSSESFDFKIKTFPGVNVRVEVVNSQIEIDGGYEGLETLSLIEAKNSLSDDFLIRQLYYPYRLWNNKVSKRVRSLFLTYSNGIFTFYEYEFQEAENYNSLTLVKQKRYSIEETEISLEDILEVLKRTKIVREPEIPFPQADSFKRVVNLCELLNESELTRDEITANYDFDPRQTNYYTDAARYLGLVHKRRENKEIIFSLTDEGQRLFKLKYKPRQLRLVELILSHKAFYETFKLCINQGDMPSRDEIVKIMKASKLYNVRSEDTFYRRASSISGWINWILELTRL; translated from the coding sequence ATGAGTGATACAAAAAATGAAGTTGCATGGAAGGAGCTTTTTGAAAAATACAAGATATTAGGAAAAATAGAAAAGCATGGTATATTTACAATTAGCTCAAGGGAGATCAATGAGTTTAGAGAAGCAAGACTAATGACAAAGTTTGATCACCGAAAGAATTTGCCGGAAATTTTTAAGAAAAATAGACTCTCTATTCTTCCAGTCACAAGGGGGAGCTATTTAATTTCCCAATTTGATGCTTATAAGGATTTTGAAGAAACAGAGAGTGAAATTATTAAGGTGCCGTTCCCAACTCATATAGAGAGCATTGACTTTGAGAACATAACAAGCGAATCAGCGGCCCTTAATTGTGCCTATGTTTCAGGCATATTAGCCGACTTTATAGAAGATGAAGGGATATTGCCAACAGTCAGCGGCAGAATGAGTTCTGAATCTTTTGATTTTAAGATTAAAACATTTCCGGGGGTCAATGTCCGAGTTGAGGTTGTTAATTCCCAAATAGAAATTGATGGAGGATATGAAGGGCTTGAAACACTTTCTTTAATTGAGGCTAAGAATTCTCTTTCTGATGATTTTTTAATAAGACAACTTTATTACCCTTATAGGCTATGGAATAATAAAGTCAGCAAAAGGGTCAGATCACTATTTTTAACCTACTCAAACGGTATATTTACTTTTTATGAATATGAGTTCCAGGAAGCCGAAAACTACAACTCACTTACCCTGGTTAAACAAAAGAGATATAGCATAGAAGAGACAGAAATAAGCCTCGAAGATATATTAGAAGTGCTAAAGAGGACAAAAATTGTTAGAGAGCCGGAAATACCGTTCCCGCAAGCAGACTCTTTTAAGAGGGTAGTGAATCTTTGCGAACTCTTAAATGAATCAGAGCTAACTAGAGATGAAATTACCGCGAATTATGACTTTGACCCACGACAAACTAATTATTATACTGATGCAGCTAGGTATTTAGGTTTGGTACATAAGCGTAGAGAGAATAAAGAGATAATTTTTTCATTAACTGATGAAGGACAGAGATTGTTTAAATTGAAATATAAGCCAAGGCAGTTAAGGCTAGTAGAGTTGATTTTATCGCACAAGGCTTTTTATGAGACTTTTAAATTGTGTATAAATCAAGGCGATATGCCTTCTAGGGATGAAATAGTAAAGATTATGAAAGCTAGTAAACTATATAATGTACGGTCCGAAGATACATTTTATAGGCGGGCATCATCTATATCAGGGTGGATTAAT